TCTATCTAAAGAAATTCATAACCTCCTttactgcttctttttttttttttttttttgcttttgttttgtttttttgagacagagttttgctctgtcatgcagggtagagtgcagtggcaccatctcagctcactgcaacctccacctcccgggttcaggcaatccttctgcctcagcctcccgagtagctggaattacaggaacccaccaccatgcctggctaatttttgtatttttagtagagatggggtttcaccatattggtcaggctggtctcgaactcctgacctcaggtgatccacccacctcagcctcccaaagtgtcgggattacaggtgtgagccatcccacctggcctatttttcaaagactttttcttctttcctcttttagctaactgtattataaaattttaaaaattttacgtGGAATTTTAAATTGCTATTTCCGAAAAGTAGCTGAGTAGGTTATTTTATTCATCTCAAAACACCCACTCCACctagcctcaaaaataaaatttaattcctttttgctttttacttACATGTTCTTAAGTTTCCTAAGAACCAGTAGTTCTGACAGCCCCACCCTAGCCCCTCAGCTAcagttttgtcacccaggtaccaAAAGTCCACCACTGAATTAGTGGTGTTTTTTTTGTACCTTTAGATGAGCTTTTGGAATATGCTGTGGGTTTTCAAGTATTTGTTGACTAGTTCCTTTTAAAGATTGTTTGCTTGAATATTTTGATTGTTTGTGGAAAATATGATTACCAATATAAAACTAATGAACCATTAGATTGTTTTAGAAAGCACTTCCCCAAAACCTTTATCCTGCATTATTTTCATAGACAGGCAGTTATAATttatttccagtcttttttctgtttttcatgcaTTTTCGGCAACAACATCAAAGAGGCTGGAGGGGAAAATTCAGATCAATTTACATACCCTGTGAAAGGATTTGGGGGAGGCATTCATGGACTTATGGATTTTATGGATCTTAAATATTTAGGGGTCTAGTTTACATGGACATTTGAACATATTGCCCCTCTCCTTTTCACAGGCCACTGAAGGACCTTGTAACATGCCCAAACCGGGTATATTTGACTTGATCAACAAGGCCAAATGGGATGCATGGAATGCCCTTGGCAGCCTGCCCAAGGTGAATTTACTAGTTACTGTGCTTTTATTTGCTGTACTTCTAAAGAAGTTTGGTGCCTCTCAGTAAGCCATTATAAATGGAGTCTTCAAGATCTTGATGTGCTTCTATTCTTTCTTCACTGCAAGGTGTTAGTTATTAGTACAGTAACTTTCTCAAAGTGCTTATTCATTGACCATGGGCTGAGGTTGTTTGTCATCGTCCGTTCAGGAAGCTGCCAGGCAGAACTATGTGGATTTGGTGTCCAGTTTGAGTCCTTCATTGGAATCCTCTAGTCAGGTGGAGCCTGGAACAGACAGGAAATCAACTGGGTTTGAAACTCTGGTGGTGACCTCCGAGGATGGCATCACAAAGATCATGTTCAACCGGCCCACAAGGAAAAATGCCATAAACACTGAGGTAACGTTACCTGCCCATGGAGTTTGTCctggtttcctttcttcttctatgTGTTTCACGCAAAAGCTGTAGAGTTTCAGCATCATTCCTATTTTAAGATATCTCTTGTTTGATTTGTGCAGCAAGGTTGGTAATTGTGGCTACTTCATACAACAGGGTTGAGCATTCATTATTTAGAGTTTGTGAACTTCAGGTAGGTTCTGATATACCCAGAAGGCACTGTGATTTTCCTAATAACGGAAGCAGAAATAAGTGAGTATAAATGAAACATGTTGCTGCGAGAGGATTTGCGTAGAAGCCATCTAAGGTTGGTGTAGACTGCTCCCAGAAGTATGTTAGTGTCACTTAGACGTGAAAGTAAGTCTTTCTGCTTGCATGGGGGCTTCATTTTTTATAAGcatagggagaaaggagagaaggactTCATCTTAAACAAATTCTAACCCAGCTCTGCTTTAAAGTAGCTGCTTCACTCGGCAACTTTAGTCTTTGAATCTCTCACTGAACCAGAATGATAGTAAAATAACCACTTTAGCCCCTTctccttgaaaaaaattatagggaATTAATTGGATGCTTGGTGCTCAACTGGGACTAAAATTTGAGAGGACTATGACCATTGGGTCAGTAATCTCCATTGTGGCAGAAAGAGCATACTCACTTTAAAATCATCTTCAGAATTTCATGAAGTAGGATATGTGTCATTCAACTAATAAAGCATTTAATGCTCAAACTTTATTTCCACTTTCCCCTGACTCATTTCTCTACAACTGTGATAATAATAGCTACTCTGTACAGAGTATCTAATGAGTGCCAGCACTCTCCACACAGaagtttatttaattctcacaaggaGCCTACTGTTATCATTACTTAACAATAAAATAGATTaagaagtaacttgctcaagttcACATAACAAATAAGCAGCAAAACCTAAATTGAAACCCTgatagccagtcgtggtggctcacccctgtaatcccagcactttgggaggccaaggtgagcagatcacttgaggtcaggagttcaagaccagcctggctaacatggtgaaactccatctctactaaagatacaaaaaattagctgggcatggtggtgcgcacctatagtcccagctactcaggaggctggggcaggagaatcttttgaaccagggaggtggaggttgagccgagatcatgctattgcactctagcctgggcctggcagtgagactccatctccaaaaaaaaaaaaaagaaagaaagaaagaaaccctgaTAATCCATCTCCTAATCCTGGTCTCACCAGTCACCCTGCTGTGTGGTGTTATCATAACTATAATAATGATGGAATGAGTTCCTTATCACTTCCCTCAGGAGAAATGCTTAAATGCTTATTCATGAACAGTCATCCCTTGGTGTCCgatggggattggttccaggacctccgtATGGACACCAAAATCCGTGGAACCTGAAGTCCCCCATAAAAAggcataatatttgcatataacctctATATAcattcccatatactttaaatcatctctggagTAAGTATAATActgaatacaatgtaaatgctatattaaatagttgttatactgtattgtttagggactAATGATAAGAGAAAAAgcctgtacatgttcagtatagACACAGAATTCTTTTCCAgatatttttgatctgtgattGGTTGAACCCATGGATGTGGAACCCGTGGATACAGAGGGCCAGCTGTTTCATGTCAAGTCCATGTGTCTTTTCCAGTGTATTTGTATCTATAAGTATCAGCCCTCTTCATCATTTCTTTCCCACACTGAAATCTCATCTAAGGTTGAAATTGCACCtgttttaaatgcattaaaagCTATATAGCTGCATGTCCAAGATTTTCAGAAATGTTGCTGATTTAAAATTTTGAGGTACCTTCCTTGAATACCATTACAATGTCTTGAAAATTCCAGCCTTTTGGCAGTCACTAACACTTCCCAGACTGCCAGGGGCTTCCTTGAGGTCACAACAGAGACGTTGCTTTGTAGAAAGTTTTCTCTGACCACCTCCCACTCTGCCCACACTAGATAAGCCTCAGCACCTCCTCTGAGCTCCCTGCTCCTTCATACTTTCCACCCCCCTCCTCATTTGAACATGTTAATTCCAAATTGAACATGTTAAGTCCTCTGTTAATTCCAAAAGCTCAAGGGCTATTTCTTTCTTGTTCCCTTTTGGAAAAAAAGTGGTTTATAGCCGGCACTCCTGCCATAGCACCAGGTACATAATATGCACCAAGTAATTGTGAAAGGAACAAAAATTCTTTCAATTATATTGGTCCACCTTTTTGGTTATAAAATACAACCAAAATAAATGTTAGGCACTTTGCTGAGAGCAGGCTTGCCCTGACATTTGGTGAGTCCATTGATTGATGATTCCTGTTTTCagagttcttttcttttccttgtcttcCCATTACACAGATGTATCATGAAATTATGCATGCACTTAAAGCTGCCAGCAAGGATGACTCAATCATCACTGTTTTAACAGGTAAGACATTTTCTCAGGCATCctaattaaatttctattttgagGGGCCTCTTCATAGATAGGAAATTGAGTTTAAAAGCTCTAAGACccaggccgggcccggtggctcacgcttgtaatcccagcactttgggaggccgaggcgggcagatcacgaggtcaggagatcgagactacggtgaaaccccgtctctactaaaaatacaaaaaaaattagccgggcgtggtggcgggcgcctgtagtcccagctactccgagaggctgaggcaggagaatggcgtgaacccaggaggcggagcttgcagtgagccgagattgcgccactgcactcaagcctgggcggcagagcgagactccgtctcaaaaaaaaaaaaaaaaaaaaaagctctaagacctgaggccgaggcaggcggctcccgaggtcaggagtttgagatgagcctgattaacatggtgaaactccatctctgctaaaaatacaaaaattagccaggcgtggtggcacacacttgtaatcccagctactcaggaggctgaggcaggagaatcacttgaacctggaaggcagaggttgcagtgagccgaggtcgcgccactgcactccagcctggacagaatgagactctatctcaaaaaaaaaaaaaaaaaaaacaaaacagctctAAAGCTCTTTACCATTACTGTCATACTctgatttataaatatacaaaaaatgtttaaaaaaacacagataTCCACTCCTTCGCAATTACCCAACATAAATTAAGACACATATGTCCACGAAAAGACTTTCACAGGAGCAGTCATGGTAACCTGATCTATAGCTGCCAAAACCAGAAAACAACTCATGTTCAAAAACAcatggatgaataaacaaattgttgactatttgtacaatggaatactcagctataaaatggaataaatgatATACACAAGAATATGGATGCCTCTTTAAAACACAGTTCAGCAAAATAAAGACAGGAGTGTACATATTGTATGAGTCCATTTGTACAAAGTTCTACAGGAGGCAAAAGTTCTTGTCTATGGAAATTGAAGTCAGAAAGTGATTGCCTTGGAGCAGGTGGGATGGGATAGCTAGGAAGGAGCCTACGGGAAACTTCTGGGGTGATGGAGATGTTCTGTATGTTGTTTTGGATGGTGATCTCGTgggtatttaaaattattaaaactcatctgaatgaacatttaaaaactggTTGTTTCATTGCATATAAATTATACttgaattaaacacacacactcagaaaCACACTTTCAATGGCTcttagaataaaggaaaaatttcCTCATGGGATATACAAAGCACCGTCAGGTCTATTCTGCCAGTCCTCAACCTGCACCGACTTCCCCCTGGCTTTCTCTGAGTCAGCTACAGTGGCTCTTATTTCATCTACACTGGGGATAACCTCTCCAAAGtgcctttgcacaggctgttccTTTGTGTAAACTGTTCTTCCCAGCCCTCTTTTTCTAGCCAACCTGGCCTCTCCCTCAGATCTCAATTCAGTTGTCCCTTCCTTAGGAAAGTTCTTTCCTGAACTCCCTGATTAGACCAACCCTCCTGGTACATACCCTCATTTCATGATGCACCTGTCCTCTATTTCAACAGTAGCATTAGCTACGTTTATCTGTGTGTTTTTATAGATCAGTGTCCAGCGTACTCACTAGTTTGTAAGTTAGGGCAGGAACCATCGCTGGTTCTCCAATGGATTTCCTGTGCCTAACCGTGGAGTTTGGCATGCAGTAGATACTCAAGAAttactggatgaatgaatgagggatCTGTTGATTTTCTTACTTATAGGAAATGGTGACTATTACAGTAGTGGGAACGATCTGACTAACTTCACTGATATTCCCCCTGGTGGAGTAGAGGAGAAAGCTAAAAATAGTGCCATTTTACTGAGGTAAGAGTAACTACCTTTGTCTGATCCCAGAGGGCCCGTTCTTAGTCATCAAAGTGGTATTTAGTTGAGCAAAAGTGCAATATCTACTTCTGTATGTCAGTGCAGTTaattgtgactttggacaagcaTATTTCTCTAACCTGCCTCCATCCACAGGTAGgcattcattctttctctttgacCTCTGTTACCTGTTCATCCTGCTGGACTCATGAGATTTGactggaaaacataaaaatgagctATAGTTGTAAACAAAATTATCTTGCATTGAGGCAGAGGAATTTAGCAAATTCTCATCCAGCCAGAGGAATGGGAGATTTCCATGAATGCCGAAAGTAGGAGACTTGGAGGAGTCTTGTAAAACACAGGAGGAGGTCACGAAggctttcctttttattcctgcCAAATCTGTAATTCCCACTTGCTGTGACATTGCAGTATGTGCTCAGTCACCCAACCTAATCTCTAAGATTGCAGCTGGTTTACAGCCCTGAACTCACTGTCCAGAATACAAGATTCAAACCAGGGTTGACCTGTAGGTCTCACTGGTTGGTCTTCCATCCACTGCCATTCAGACGGATGCCCTGGATGAATCTGGTGGGGAAAACCAGGGAAGTGGCAGGACAGGGAGGCACTGCCGGTGGTGGCTGTGGAAATACCCAGCCTGACAGAAGGCTTTATCTCAGAGTCAGACTGTCTTGCCCATGCTTCAGTCATGCTGCTTTGGCACATTTAATGATTTTGCGTTTCCATTTCTGTAGGGAATTTGTGGGCTGTTTTATAGATTTTCCTAAGCCTCTGATTGCAGTGGTCAATGGTCCAGCTGTGGGCATCTCCGTCACCCTCCTTGGGCTATTCGATGCCGTGTATGCATCTGACAGGGTAAGTCAGCTCCCAGAAAGCAAGAGGTCAGGCAAGCGGTGCGAGACGAGAGCCTTTGAATCCTCCTTCAGTGTTGCCAGTCATAAGCAGGTTACATGTTTTTCGTGGTAGAATTAACTGAATTTAGATTTTTCCCAAAGCATTAGTCTAATttgactgattttatttttccttcattattaACTTGCATTTTGTTGTGAACATTGTTCCAACTCTGACCAGTTCCTAATCAAATTCCACAGTAGGTATTCAGTTTTCATGTTATTCTGAAATATTCAGGAGACACTTGAAAGTTTGTTACGGGAGGGAGGAATAGCATCTTTGCAGGTTGTGCAAGGGATTATTTGATCCTTTTTACTGAGTAAATGGATTTAGAATTTTAGAACGAGAAGGAACTGTGAGCATTATCTACTCTCACTCCCTcctttgcagataagaaaactgaagctctgagAAGTTCCTTGCCCAGAACACAATTCAGCCTTGTGTTCACCATTGCAATATAtagatttcagtttttatttttactatagtAGTAATATATATGTCatagtggaaaataaaattttgaaagatatgaaaaagtaccaagaaaagctACAAGGTAAAAATCACTCCTTATCTTGCCACCTAGAGATAACCAGTCCTAACGTTTGGGTTATTAACTTATCTTGTTTAACCAGTCCCTGACTGCTGGAACCCTAGGCTGTTTCCAATTTTTATCATTACAAGCACCTAATAACCACCTTTAGGGTATCAGATTGTCAAGTGACTTATGCTTATGTGATGGTAAAATGTGCTGATGATTACCGCCTTCTAGGAAACATATGGTTTTTACCACTGAAGAGATTTCTAGTTTTGTTCAGAGGTATTTTCCCCACTGATAGGCAGGACCATATAATAGCATCCTtaattctttgaattttcttttgctGGATTCCATTGAACCAGATTGGATGTATTGACAGACCTAATTCTTATGAATAATTTTCCCGCAAATATAGCAAATGAGATTCTAGGTGCCAGGCTGCCCAGCCTTTGTAGGTGGAGGTTTCTGTTCAAAGGCAGAAATCAATGTCTTTGTTCACAGTCTACGTATTAGATGACTGATTAGTCATTGACCTGCTTTTAACAGGGACTGGGTCAATAGTTCCTGACCTAAAATTGGGGATCTCATTCTTTAATACTTGGAGGGCAAATATTGTATTTGAATCTTGTTCTGATTCTCCCACTGAATTGAAAATTACTTTCAATATACatcatccttattttttttttaagagatgggagtctcactctgtcacccaagctggaatgcagtggcacgatcttggctcactgcaaccaccacctcccgggttcaagcgattctctcactcagcctcccgagtagctgggattacaggtgcgtgccaccacatccagctaatttttttgtatttttagtagagacagggtttcactgtgttggccaggctggtctcgaactcctgacctcaagtgattcgcctgtgttggcctcctgaagtgctaggagtacaggtgtgagccactgagcctggcctacatcaaccttttaaaaattttgatgacTTCCGTCTTATGATATAAACTGTAATAAATGTTGAAATCAGagaacatatatacataatatatataaaacatatctattctatatatattataatatatatattgcatatatatattaaatgctaAAAAATTTGgccaaaagtaaaatttatttgtcAAATAGTGTTTGCTGATAAAAGTTTACCCAACCAAATAAATCAAGcatcatttaaaataaaggaaattgaggtgggcacatcacctgaggtcaggagttcaagaccagcctggccaacatggtgaaacaccatctccactaaaaatataaaaattagccaggcttggtggcaggtgtctgtaatcccagctacattggaggctgaggcaggagaattgcttgaacccaggaggtagaggttgcagtgagccaagatcgtaccactgcactccagcctaggtgacagagcgagactccgtctcaaaaatatatataagtaaaaaataaataaaataaaggaaatatgcTAAAGGAAAAGGctgtagaaaaaaattgttttataggaTTTACCATTATTGGCTTCAAGAATAAATATCATATTAAATGATGGGTTAATATTTAACCCATATAACCAAAATATTAATCAGtacattttatctattttgtaCTGTGGGCAATGGTTAATAATGCCTGTTAGCTCTGTCAGCAAATGATACATTTCCTGTATGAGTTAAGAAAAAGGTAGAAATCATAACAATAATAAATCTTCTAGTGGTCACTGTTTAGGCACGCTGTTAACgtgcattatatatattataaatatacgcatacacacacacatattcacgtAATGTACAGAGTAGCCCTATGAAAGAAggacttggccaggcgcagtggctcatgcctgtaatcccggcactttgggaggccagggcaagtggatgacctgaggtcgggagttcgagaccagcctggccaatgtggtgaaaccccttctctactaaaaatacaaaaattagccaggcgtggtggcaggcgcctgtagtcccagctacttggtaggctgaggcaagagaaggctgggcaacagagtgagaccctgtctataaaaacACATTCTCCTCCAATgtggcaaaaataatttttacaatctaggctgcgcatggtggctcatgcctgtaatctcagcactttgggaggccaaggcaggtggatcacttgaggtcaggagtttgagaccagcctggccaacatggtgaagccctgtctctactaaaaatacaaaagggagctgggtgtggtggtgcacgcctataatcccaactgctcgggaggctgaggcaggagaatcacttgaaccccggaggcggaggttgcagtgagttgagattgcgccactgcactcaaggctgggcaaccgagcaagactcAGTTTTTCAACTCATGTAACAAAAGCTGATCTCTCCacgatattttttaaagtttgtctaTAAAGCGATAGATCAAcaagctaaaataaaaatgggcaatggTGAGGAATGAATAGGTCagacaaaatgaaatataaagggCTATTAAAACCATATGAGAGAAAccactgagaaaatgaaaagataagccacagaccAGGAGAAAAGATTTGCCTGATGCTCTAATAAAAGACTTGCAACCTGAATGTGTATCTTACAAGTATATAATAGGAAGGTAAACAGCCTAACTTAAAAAATAGTGGACAAAATATCTTAACAGTtgcttcaccaaagaaaatatacatatgtcTAATAAGTACATGGTAAGAGACTTAATACCATTAATGGTTAGGgacatgtaaattaaaaccacagtgagaccccaCTGCACACCTACTAGCatggttaaaatgaaaaagacttttaATAGCTAGGTTTagcgaggatgtggagcaattggAACTTTCATACGTTGCCGGTGGGAATGTcaaatggtacaaccactctaGAAAACAGTCTAGCAGCTTCTAAGCTAAATATACATTTACCACACAGCCCAGCCATTCCACCACTTAGGTATTTACCTGTGATAATTGAAAACACATTCACCCAGTGACCTTTACACAAGTGTTCCTAACTACCTTTTTGTTAAAATTatctgaacatttttatttttaaattttttttcagtttcattgaggtataattgacaaataagaaTTGTACAGTCAGGTGCTGCATAACAACATTTTAGTCAGTGACAGACTGCATGTAAAACGGTGGTCCCCTAAGATTATAATGCCATATTTtactatactttttcttttttttttttttttttttttcgctctgtacccaggctggagtgcagtggcatgatctcggctcactgcagcctcctcctcccaggttcaagcaattcttgtgcctcagcctccagagtagatgggattccaggtgcacaccaccacaccaggctaatttttgtatttttagtagagacggggtttcactacgttggccaggctggtctcgaactcctgacctcaggtgatttgcccacctctgcctcccaaagtgctgggattacaggcgtgagccaccacacccggcctcccttttctatatttgatatatttagatacacaaatgccaTTTGTTATAACTGCCTAGAGTATtaagtatagtaacatgctgtccAAGTTGGTAGCCTGGAAGCAGtaagctataccatatagctaggtgtgcagtaggctgTAGCATCcaagtatatgtatgtatactccATGATACtggcacaatgacaaaattgcctaattatgcatttctcagaacatatccccattgttaagcaacacacgactatatatatatttttttttatatatgctttcatttttccgtgattgattacaaacacaactgaatatcaaatgcacaaagtaagaattatacagggaaaaaaaatcagatacgttcatatatatatatcaccttttcaaggctatttccatccagaataaccttggtttgccagggccaatagaaagaagtcacaaaatcgcctttagtcaaatttctgtgtttgctttcttctataattccaatgcctccaccatcaacgacttgagatagctgccaaggtgttatataatcagtgccagtgtcttcattcattctacaacgaaggctgtcacttcacacttggaaggttgcacagcatccaggcagaggggctcctcacgtcccagacggggcggccgggcagaggcgctcctcatttcccagatggggcggccgggcagagacgctcctcacttcccagatggggcggccgggcagagacgctcctcacttcccagatggggtggccgggcagaggcgctcctcacatcccagacaatgggcggccaggcagagacgctcctcacttcctagacggggtggcggccgggcagaggctgtaatcctagcactttgggaggccgaggcaggtggatcacctgaggtcagaagtttgaaaccagcctggccaacagggcgaaaccctgtctctcctaaaaatacaaaaattagccaggcatggcagcgcatgcc
The window above is part of the Symphalangus syndactylus isolate Jambi chromosome 23, NHGRI_mSymSyn1-v2.1_pri, whole genome shotgun sequence genome. Proteins encoded here:
- the ECI2 gene encoding enoyl-CoA delta isomerase 2 isoform X5, with protein sequence MNRTAMRASQKDFEDAMNQVKLLKKDPGNEVKLKLYALYKQATEGPCNMPKPGIFDLINKAKWDAWNALGSLPKEAARQNYVDLVSSLSPSLESSSQVEPGTDRKSTGFETLVVTSEDGITKIMFNRPTRKNAINTEMYHEIMHALKAASKDDSIITVLTGNGDYYSSGNDLTNFTDIPPGGVEEKAKNSAILLREFVGCFIDFPKPLIAVVNGPAVGISVTLLGLFDAVYASDRATEMLIFGKKLTAGEACAQGLVTEVFPESTFQKEVWTRLKAFAKLPPNAVRISKEVIRKREREKLHAVNAEECSVLQGRWLSDECTNAVVNFLSRKSKL
- the ECI2 gene encoding enoyl-CoA delta isomerase 2 isoform X3, whose amino-acid sequence is MAYLSWRVAQRWCPSSLQVTSFPVVQLHMNRTAMRASQKDFEDAMNQVKLLKKDPGNEVKLKLYALYKQATEGPCNMPKPGIFDLINKAKWDAWNALGSLPKEAARQNYVDLVSSLSPSLESSSQVEPGTDRKSTGFETLVVTSEDGITKIMFNRPTRKNAINTEMYHEIMHALKAASKDDSIITVLTGNGDYYSSGNDLTNFTDIPPGGVEEKAKNSAILLREFVGCFIDFPKPLIAVVNGPAVGISVTLLGLFDAVYASDRATEMLIFGKKLTAGEACAQGLVTEVFPESTFQKEVWTRLKAFAKLPPNAVRISKEVIRKREREKLHAVNAEECSVLQGRWLSDECTNAVVNFLSRKSKL
- the ECI2 gene encoding enoyl-CoA delta isomerase 2 isoform X2, producing the protein MNRTAMRASQKDFEDAMNQVKLLKKDPGNEVKLKLYALYKQATEGPCNMPKPGIFDLINKAKWDAWNALGSLPKEAARQNYVDLVSSLSPSLESSSQVEPGTDRKSTGFETLVVTSEDGITKIMFNRPTRKNAINTEMYHEIMHALKAASKDDSIITVLTGNGDYYSSGNDLTNFTDIPPGGVEEKAKNSAILLREFVGCFIDFPKPLIAVVNGPAVGISVTLLGLFDAVYASDRATFHTPFSHLGQSPEGCSSYTFPKIMSPAKATEMLIFGKKLTAGEACAQGLVTEVFPESTFQKEVWTRLKAFAKLPPNAVRISKEVIRKREREKLHAVNAEECSVLQGRWLSDECTNAVVNFLSRKSKL